Within the Methanothrix sp. genome, the region GAGACGTTCTGATATCGATATACATGAGCGGCAAGCTCGCAGGAGAGGTGGTTAACGGTGAGTTCATCAGAATGGATAGCAGCGGTCTCAGCGACTCCGGATCGTTCATCGCGAGAAGGGTGAGCTCTGATACATCAGGATACACATCAGCGAAGAGGGTTGTGATCAACAGGACAGAGTACAGGGTCTCCGGACCTGTCAGCGGGATTCTGGGATTGAATGATATATGAAGGCCGTTGGGATCGTGGTCTCGAATCCAGATGACTGGACCGCCAGGGCGATAGCCAGAGGCCTTGCAGAGCTAGGCGTGTCTCCAGCGATGATGGAGATCTCGGAGCTCGCTGTCGAGATCGGGAGAGATCTGAGCTTCCGGAGAGGAGATGCGGATCTTCTCGATCTCGACACGCTCATAATCAGGGACATGGGGAGGGGCGCGCCTCAGGATGTTGCATTCAGGTTCGAGGCCCTGAGATCACTCGCGGAGCTGGGAGTGAGTGTGATAAATCCTCCGGATGCGATTGTGAGGGCGGCGAACAAGTTCGCGACATCGATGGCTCTCAGGCGCGCCGGTGTCCCCACGCCGCGGACGGTTGTGACCTCCAGCTACGAGGAGGCTTTGAGGACTGTGGAGAGCATGGGGCGTGCGGTCTGCAAGCCTCTCTTTGGATACAAGGGAAGGGATATATCGCTCCTCCGTCCGGAGGATGCGGATCTCATAAAAGATCTCCTGATCAGAAGAGGCGCTATATACCTGCAGGAGTTTGTGGACACGCCGGAGAAGAGAGACATACGTGCGTTTGTCGTCGGGGATGAGGTTGCAGGTGCCATATACAGGGTTGCGCCTCCAGGCGAATGGATAAGCAACCTCGCGAGGGGCGGGAGGGCTGAGAGGTGCGAGATCAGCGATGAGATAAAGAGAATCGCGGTTGATGCGAACAGGGCGGTCGGGACCGTGTACAGCGGAGTCGACATACTCGAATCAGATGAGGGAATGATGGTCATCGAGGTCAACGGCACCCCGTCTGGAAAAGGGATATACTCAGCGCTCGGAGTGGATGTGGGGAGGATGATCGCTGGGCTTGCACTTCGGGCATAGATGCGCTGAGTTCGGGATCTATTCATCGATTGCTGCTATTGTGATTGAATATGATCAGGGGGAGTACCCCCTCCAGAGGACCCTGCATTTCTGTTCAAAACTCAGCCGGCTCAAAGTGATCTCAATCGGAGGGACATCATATGCCGAGCGTCATTCGCAGCGTGTTCCTGGTGGCGGGTGCGAGCCCGAGAACCAGCAGCGTCAGCACAAGAATGCCCCACATATCCCTGTCGTCCCTGAGGGATTCGTTCAGGATGGAGAGCAGCGGCAGGAGAACGATCAGCTTTACGGGATACAGCACTGCTGCGCTTCCCAGC harbors:
- the mptN gene encoding tetrahydromethanopterin:alpha-L-glutamate ligase — encoded protein: MKAVGIVVSNPDDWTARAIARGLAELGVSPAMMEISELAVEIGRDLSFRRGDADLLDLDTLIIRDMGRGAPQDVAFRFEALRSLAELGVSVINPPDAIVRAANKFATSMALRRAGVPTPRTVVTSSYEEALRTVESMGRAVCKPLFGYKGRDISLLRPEDADLIKDLLIRRGAIYLQEFVDTPEKRDIRAFVVGDEVAGAIYRVAPPGEWISNLARGGRAERCEISDEIKRIAVDANRAVGTVYSGVDILESDEGMMVIEVNGTPSGKGIYSALGVDVGRMIAGLALRA